The Musa acuminata AAA Group cultivar baxijiao unplaced genomic scaffold, Cavendish_Baxijiao_AAA HiC_scaffold_61, whole genome shotgun sequence nucleotide sequence AATTATAACTGGTAATTGTCTCTTTTGGAATTTGTCACTTCAAATGCCCACTGATACTAGCATGAAGACATGAAGATAAAGATGGTTTCAGCATAATGGCATCTGTCTTGCAAGTAAAAACTTATATCTGGAAAACAATTCCAGCACTGGAAAGGCTACAAGCCTACAAGTAGCTACTGAATCCAATTCATGGGGATCCTTAATCTACAGGGTGACAGATGAGAGGAAGAAgattcaaagttcaaacaatgTAAAAAACCATCTCAAGATCAATGAAATTTGATAAAAGGGTGCATATTCTAGTGAAAAGAAAAATAGAGTAACAACTGTGCTAAAAATCAAAGGATGAAGTGATAAGGTAATATACATTcagaatttaagttttttttcatTTGTCAAAAAGATTTGAATCTGTCACAAGAAATTAGGAGATTTAATCCAGTAGTATATACTTGTCAATTTGCAGAAAAGATGTTAAAGGCGGAAAGTGCTCTTTGTTAAACATGATCCTCGTTGAATTTTACTAGAAGATCTGCACCTACTCCACCACCTCTTTTCAAGCTACAAAATCATGGTCCATGATATAATCAATCTCCCCATAAGTTGAACTTGAAGTTTCAGGTTTGTTATTAACAACCAAAATGAACGACACATTTAAGACACTGGGAGAAACATCAATAGTGATTATTGTTTAGTGATAACATCAATTGTCATCAACAGTCCTAAGCAGGATTTGAAAAGTGTAACAAGTGTTAAAACTAAAGCAGTCGTGAATTTGGAGTGCATTATAGAGGGGCTCCCTAAAGGTCATAACACAGAAATATTCAAATAAGCTGACAGCACAATAGCAACTGTGACCAAAATGGTATTCAGGAATGAGATAAATTGAAATTCAATGCATCATGCGATAGTTATTTTGCTGAAGAGGATAATATTCTTAAAAACACTATGTGAAGCCACAAATTTATCCATATTCAAAAAAATGAACTTTAACTAATCAGAATTGCCAGGAATAAGAGTAATATTCATTTCCTAGAAAATAGGCATACCGCTTTTTGTGTAGTTTATCAACTGCACAGTTATGTCTCTCTGGTTATCTATAGCCTCTCTTATTTTCCTCACAGTTGCTGCATCAGTTTCAGGGCCTTGGAGAAACCTACAAGTTCCAAAGAGTCAACAAAAGTAACAAATAAACAGAACTAAATTTTGGAAATGTGCATTAATGGCCCTTATTTTGATTACAGTGTTCAGCtaccttatttatacatttaaataCCAATGTAATTAAAGTTCATCTATTTTGATATTTATACAAACCAAGACATTATAACAACAACTGTCATAGGAATAAAGAACTCATGATGACCGAAATGAGATTTTGTAAATTGTAATCTTATTTCTACTATCTCAGCTGAGCTACAAATTAAAAATTATGTTAAGATGTGAGGTTgcattttattgaagatattaagATACAAAATAAGTTGTCCTGGCCCATCAAATATAATATTTGGCATTAAAAGAGCAAAGGAAATTCCTGCACACCTGCAGTTTCTTCCCAATATTTCTTCACGACTGTATTCTGTCAGTTGTAAGAAACTGTCTGATGCGAATAtctgaaaagaaaatcatcaaataACTCCAACAGAAGGAAATGAACATATTAGAAACAAGAACCAGCTTTGTGAATCTTACAATAGGATTGTCAGGCAGTCTTGGATCAGTAATGACAAAATTTTTTTCAATGCGTTCAAGGGTTGTAGCAAGATCGATGCCCCTtctgatctctttttttctttcctcatcATCGAAACTCTCAGGCCTTTCATCATCGCTTTCCATCAATAGGGACTCCTCAATAGGAACTTCCAGCTCATGCTTTTCAACATTCAAATGGCCAAAGCCAATAAGTCTGCAAACacaaatatggctgaatgactacCACTTTATTCCACTCAAATTGTCCCAGGACAAAGTAATTGTATTCTTTGTAACAGAAAGTAGCAATACGCCAATGATTTTGAATATTAGATTAGTTACGCTTACCATATATCCTAAGAGACTTAGTGGAGACAAATGATGGCTTACGATCATAGTTGAAAGGAACTCCTATAGCATTGTGGGAAGGCCAGTCACTACTGACTAACATCACTAATGGTTGAATCACAAAAGTTAACAAATACCAGAGCTGTATTTAAGACAAAAAATCATGAGAGAAAAAATATAAAACCTACCCCATGAAGGACTTTAGACCTGATTTTCTTGATTTATTTGCTACTTCAGGAAGTTCACAAATTTTGTTCATCGAACTCCTCATCCCACTACGTGAATTACGCCTAGCAGCAGTGGCATTTTCTGAACTCTTCTTTCCAGGAACCTCTGACACCACAGTTTGTCCACCACCTTCAGATTTTCTCATAAAAGGGTAACTTCTTGATTCTGAAAGTGAGTGTGGATCCTTGACGGCCAGCACTAAGTCAGAGACTGAACTGCGAGCCCTATCTTTTTGCCTAGCTGCAAGATTAATCTACATAAGAAAAAGTGGTTTCCAACAATTTTATTCTATTAGTTAAAACTATAATGTAAATAAAGACAAATTAATTTGACAATGTTCTATTACACAGAAATAAATCAAGATGAACCAATACCATCATATCGAATCAAAGACTCTGGTAAACCATTGGGCCGCACCATTATATCCTTTGATCCTTCTGTGTATTTACTAACCTCCACTTGCATCCTGCAGAAACAATGACCAAGTTCAGTTCCAAGAAGGAACATATGCACAATATCAACATACAAGAACACTGTGAAATTTCCAACGGTCAGACAGTTAAGACGGATAAGTTTGAAAGAGGTAGATTACCAATCATTTTATTCTGTAAGCAATCATCATAGCTGGAAGTTAGGAAGATCTATAACCAACATCTTACCCAATGAACTTGAGAGTGTTTCCAGCCTCATCTTTGATGGGTGCAATTGTCAAAAGATTCCAAAATGGTGCGCCATCCTTTTTGTAATTTAATATGCGACCACAATAGTTTGTACCGGCAGACAATGCTTCCCTTAATCTTGCAATCTCTTCAGGGTCAGTACCCGAACCTTGTAGGAATCGGCTGCGCAACAGCAATTTCAATCAAAAAAGGAACTATCAAGTTCAAATTATAAATCTACTCCGAGGAACCTGCACCTATGTTACATTTGTTGTTAGCCTTTGAAAATCATTTAACGAGTTCAAGAATGCAAATTTTTTTTTCGATAGAAGAATCAAAGCAAACATTTTCGATGAATTACttataaaaaagataaagaaCTTAAATTTAGAGAACATTTCTTTTTCTCCACATAGTTGTGCTCTTTCCCATGTCAAATGGTAAAGAAAGATTAATTACAATAGAAATTAGGGCAAAGATTTTTCGTACCAATTCCTACCGATGACTTCTTTGGCGAGGTAGCCGGTCATGTGGAAGAATCCGGCGCTGGCGTACATGACAGGGTGGTCGGACTTTGTCGCGTCGGACACCACAAAGGACTGCTGGAAGGCGGAGAGCGCCTCCCGGAGCTCCTCCGACACCCGGGGGAACCCGCCCCGCGCCGCCACCTCCGAGTCCTCCGAGCTCCGGTACGAGCTCCCCCCAGAGGCTCTCCGCGAACGGCCCTTGTCCCCGGCCTCGTCGCCCGACCTCCGCACCTCGACGCCCTGCGGCCGCCCCGTCTCCTCGTCCGTCTTCAACACCAGGCCCCACTCCGCAGCCCGCTGCGCCGCCGCTCCGACGTCCTCGGCGGCGGCGGGAGGTTTCTTGGAGATGGGATAGGGCAGATAAGGCAGCGGCGCCGCCGCCGACGTGGAGGGGAGGGCCATCCATGGGCGGATGAtgtcttcgtcgtcgtcgtcgccggcgCTGGCGGCGGCGGGCGGAGGTGGGGCCCGGTGGGCCGAGAGCTGTGGGTCGGGTCGAGATTGCCAGGTGGCAAAGGGGGAGGAGCGGGGTTTGGGCTGGCTGGGGTTAAAGACTTCGAGGGACCCACGGGAGTCGCGTGGCAGAGGTGGGATGAGCGAGGAGGTGGGTCGGTGGGTTGGTGACTCCTCGTCCATTTCCTGTAACAATtagcagaaaacaaaaacaaaaaacagaaaCGTTATCTATTAAACATCAAACACATTTAGCAAAGGGAATAAGCGGTTACTTTatttctaaattctcaataggTCGTATCCAATGCACATATAATCTCTTAAAATATTTacttattttatgaaaaaaatgtaTATTCAAACATATTTCTTAAAGTATCGGAAACGATTTATAAAAAAGTATTTTAAAAAATGCTTCTGCATGGCACATCAAGAATTAGGACCAGTGGACCTATCGCAATAGAACAAATCCAAAAATGATACCTCATTTACCGATCATAAATTGTGATTGCGTTTGTTCTTTTTTGTGGATCCCATTAAAGATAAGAGTCTGAATAAGGACAAAATTTATGCTCGATAACTATGGGATATCTGTTTATCTTGCAGAGGAATACACAGTTGGATCATGGCAAATTTCAAGTAGCACATGAATGAGAGCTAACTCGTATGCAAGCGTCTCGGATCTTCCGGCATAGATCCAATTATCCCGAATCCATGATTTCTCCCATAAGATCGAGTTACGAGGCAACGTGGGCTCAATTCACAAGCTTGCATGGCAACATGTGAGCTTGTTTGTTCGAGAGGTCATTGGAATTAAGCTGATATTATACTTAACTAAGTACTTTAATGTTTATTTTCACACTAAAATAGCTAGAAATGCCCGATAGCAGGAAGAACTCTTTAAAATAGCTGCTCAAATTTCCAAGTTATTTCAACAAATTTTCTTCAGGAAAAGGAAAGAATACGATAGCTACATGTATTTTGGTGGAGGAGGTAGCATGAAATCTTGAAGGAGGAAAGCAGATCTTGAAGAATGCCACAAGAAGAGCCTCAAAATGTGTATATGCAGATGAAagaacagaagataaagattggaGTGTAGAGCAATCTAAGTACCTGAACTCAAGCTGTAGTTGTTGTCTCTACTGACTCTTCTTCTCTCTTTGGAGTTGCACTCTTCGTCTTTTTCTCGGTCGTCTCCTACACGTTATAGCTATGAAACTGAGCACATACACAGccgaaaaggagaagaaattaagGACTCTGAGGATGGAAGTGGGTTGAAGCGAGGGgatgaaggagagagagagagaggagggtgttCGGTGGATATCTTATTTGTTGCCATCGGCTGACGTGATTGGCTGATGCCTCGTGCTTGTGGGCCTCTGCCGGCGTATATCTCGGCAGCGGCCAATAAGCTGTGAGATATTGGATTATGTGGGTCACTCGCTTCGACGAATCCTTGTCTCCTGCACTTCTTTGACCGAGCATTAACTTTGTTTCTTGATGGCGTGACATGACCGATCTCGTGCTTCGCAATGCACAATGGCAGTCGACGATGCTGAGTTGATGGCGAGCATTATCAGTGTCATTAGATGCAGTTTTGCTCGTCACTGGGGATACGGATAGCCGTAAACATGGATGTATCAGGAGTTCAAACAAGCAGAAGATACATGGAGTGACCACAAGATGGATAGCTGTGTTGTTCATTGCCACCAGAAATCAATGGTGAGCATTTATTTGTGAGCTTATGAGTCCGTCCATGGAAGTCAAGCAGACATCTGGCTTCTATCATCCATTAAAGGCATCTGGTCTCTCTTGTTCTCATCAACTAGATGGCGACTGACAGCCCTCTTCGCGGTGGCGAGAAAGAGACAAACGCGGTTTTCGCGTGAAAACAGCAGCATATGAGATGAGCCTCCGCTTGCACTAAAGTCCAGCTTAGGAATTGAAGACTCTTCTACTTGTCCTGTTGGCTACCGTATCACTAGAGAAACGAATGTGAGGCTGCTGTGTGGCTGATAAGGAGTGATGATCCCAAGTTGGAATTGTGGCGTCGTCTTGCATAAGCTCGGATAAGGGCGCTACAAGGAGTTTGACCAAGTGACATTTCGCTGAAAAGATCACGAGTTACAGCAGGCATGTACAGTAATCATTTTTTTGGGGGTTAGCTATTTGTTTGTCTACCGAGGTGTCTCTTTCTGGTCATGTGCTCGTTCTCACAAGTGTTCTAGTGGAAGAAAAGAGACGACGGCGGTGTTATTAAGGTCCAGTTCTCTCTCATCTTAGACAACTGCAGCATCCCATTTTGTCTCTGCCAAACTGTTGATGGCCATCTTTTGTGTAACTTTCATGTCTTCGATTTCCTTTGCACCTTCTACTATTAGTAGCATATGTTGCGGTCATGTaactgtcctctctctctctctctctctctctcttaccatCAATGTTTATTGTGCTTACTATGCTGATTTGAGTTTTAAATGAGTTGAAACTTCAATTTTGAACTTCAAATATTATTACTGTGAAACTTCAAGGAGACTGTGAAGCATGTGTATGGTAAGCTTTTGTGGATGTAAAGTATCAAGGATCAGAAAATAGATGTGTTTTACAGGATTAAGATATCAAGTGaaaaattacttttatttttttatttcatgttcTTCACTAGCAGGACtggattccattcattcattgtcaTGGATAAAAGTTACCAAAAAGATGCTCTACATTTCACTGAATTCACATGGATTTGGTTTCCTGATTGCAGAGTTGAATCCTCACATCTTGGTCAAGGAACTTGTGGGTTCTCAATAGAATTACTTGTTCATGTTCAACATGAGCATCAGAAAGGCTGCTTTCCCAGATCTTAGCATGTACTCTCCACTCATGAATGGACTTAAGAAGGATCCACTACATGGTTAACCACTCATGATTTCTCCTGCCACCAGTTGTTAAGTGGAACACATGATTGATAACCTTCCTAGGTAGTAAACAAGCAGCAAAGACATCAGCAACTTGTAGCATTTCCTAGTATGTCAGTCATGTAGTAAACAAGCAGCAAAGACATTGGCAGCTTGTAAGTGTGAGACTATGTGAGGCTTCATTGCCTGTGTGGTTTTGGCCATCCTGCACTGCCAAGGCATGTGCATATAAAAGCATAAGCATTAAACCTATGTTAGTCATGTCAAAAGAAAGCAACTTGATGTGCCAAAAAATGTTTTCTCAAAGAAACATAAGAGCACTTGCTCACTCTCATCTATGAGTGAAGACCAACAAGGAATCACACACAGTGGCTCACCAGGTAGTGTTGTAGCCTTTGAACAAAGTTGATAGTCCCAAGTTAATGAAACACTAGTCTAATCAGCATGTTCTCTGTTAGTCCTCTGTTTTCTGTAGCAACATTTCTTGTTCCTGTTGTGTACATAATAAGATGCAATATTCCATTGGCTTTTCCCGTATCTCGTGGGTTTAATCCTTCAATAAATCATCTTGTGCGTCATATACCACCTTATGTGATCAGGTAAGTCTTTACCTTGTTCATGAGTCATGCATGAAATAGGCAATGCCTCTGCCCAAAGGCTCTCTCATGTAGAGGTTTAAGACAGTGGCATCGACATGATACAAAAGCTGTGTGATCAATGGGAAGAAACTGAGAGGAACAGACATCAAGGGAAGCGAAGTTGCATTAGAGAGTGTTCATGGAGTAgaagtcggagaagctggccAGGAATTCCTCGTCGTAGCTGTACTCGTCTTCGTCGTCCATCGCCAACGCCGCCTGCAACTGCCTCCAGCAATCGCTGCCATTGCCGCCTAATTGGTTTTGCTCGTAGTTGTCGAAGCAGTTCACAGCCGCCGCGCCCGTATCCGTCCCCGTCTCCATCTCTACCGCCGCCTCCGTCTCCGTCTCACCATTCCTCGCGAAACGGCCCCGCACTCGCGGCCTGCTGTCGGCCAACGTCTTCCTGCATTCATACTGGAATGCGAAATAGGAGCCGCGTAAATATAACTGTTAATATACAACGAACGACTGATCAAGGAGGATTGGATCGAATGATACAGTGATCTTCTTGTGGAAGTTCCTCTGATTGCGTTTGCTCCGATACCTCTCGATTCGTTCCTTCCTCTCCTCGGCACTGTATCGGCCGACTTTCCCGGCTACCCCTCCTTCCTGGCTAGAATTCTCGTGCAGGCCATTGCCCCCCTGTCATAAGAGTTCGTCAAGAGAGAGCAAAGATCCGAGTTTGAACGTGAGAAACGATTCAAAATGGGATTTTTAGGTGCGAAAACTGAGAAAGGCGGAGAATTTGGTCACACCTGGAGGTTGCCGGTGCTGAGGACCCGCCTCACCGGGCCAGCGTTGAAGTCGAGGTAGtcgcaggaggaggaggacggcgaCGATGAGTACAGTGGCTGGTTGAGGGAGTCGGGAATGTAGTGATGATGGAAGGGAAGCGAGTGGGTGCCGCCGCCCCCGTGGAGATACGATTCAGAGGAGAAGGACGTACAGGGAGGAGAGGATGAAGGGAAGGCGCTATTGGCGTCAGGGAAGAGGCCTTGAGGGGAGGTGGCGGAGCAGAATTCGGGGTGATGGAGGCTGGGCTCGCCATAggagttggtggtggtggtggaggaggagaaggaagagaacaTGGCGCTGGCTTCGCACTTGGGCTTGAGGAGGCGGAGAAAGGGAACGGGCTTCTGCTTTTATGGAGCGCCAAGGGAGGGGGAGAGAGATGGTGGGACCCATCGGCCACGACAAGTGTAGTTTGACCTTGGTGGGTCCGGATAAAGGGTGAGAGATGCCTTCGCGGGTTCCCAGACAGAGGTGGATGCCCCTACAAGCCTAAGCGATACGAAGGTTTTAGAGATCAATGATACCTATCAACTGTAGTGCATGTGACATTAAATTATCTAAAGATGTCAATTGATTTGGTTGGTATAattctaattttattttcttctttaaacAGTTTCAATTCGATCCATCTGTACTACAGTTGCATGCACCACCTCAACTATGATATGTTCAATCCAACTAAAACTGGTCATTCATTCGTCGCCAAGAGAGTGAGAGGAAGAAGGGACTGTTCCCAGGAACGAGAGTCCCACCAAGCAAAAGTGGAGATAGCTCAAACAACACCAAAGATTGCCCCCCCATGACATTTAGTCAGCAAACAAGTCAACTCCCTGATTTGACACACGACTGTTGTTGCCAACACAGTCGAAGACTCCTGTATGACCCACACATTTCTGACCCATCAAGAAATGATGCTTCAAATTAAGGATCAGACGAGCATATAATAATACACCACTCATCTTTCgatgttttattattttatccaACAATACCaaacaatataaatatttaaagctTTGCGGTAAATAATGCCCAACTCCGGTCTCCTTGTATTCCTTTTATTGGAGGGAGGCAGCTACTAGTACTGTTGGAGCGGGTGGGAAAGAGGTTAATATTGTAGACAAAGCCTGAAATCCTACATCCTACATGTAGTTTGGCCTTACCACACCTACAGCACTTTGGATCCAATCATGCCTCTATCAATGCCGTTTATGCTTTAGATTAAAGAAAGGGATGATCAATACATATGATCATGGAAGACGCAATGTTTATTCAGAGAAAAATAGCAAACATGAGGAACTGAGACATGATTGCTTTATATGGAGATGAAGTACAAGAAATCCATCCTACTGATGATGTGAGACAACTTGTGTGATCATTAATCATGCAACTAGCAAAGAATGGAAGTCACCAAATCAACACCATGGAATCACATAAAGAGGATAAGCAATCTAGCATAACCCAGAAGAAATAAGGTCAACTTTTAATGGATTTGTGTCATACCAACACATAGAGGTCCCCTTCCACCAAGTGACAAATCAAAGATAAAGGAAGCAGAAGCATACAGGTGATGGTGGTATCTCAGCTCAAAACATGTAGTGCAGGTTTTTTTGGTCACGATAGTGGGCCACTCACCCAGAAGCAATATCCTATAGTAGTGTAGCTCATATTGCTTCCTGACTTCATAGCACATCAAAAGGGTACTCAAACTAGCATTTGACTAGATTAAGATGGACCTACCACTTTCCCCATGAAGCGAGGAACCCCATGAAACAAAAGTGTTTAGCAGCAACTTTGGATGCTTAAAGAATCCCAGCATCTAATCATTTCAACTTAATGCACAATGGTTATTTCAGAATCTCATGTCCATATGAACAACCTTTAGAACAGCATGTCAAACAATCAAAACATGTCGTTTTAGTTTGATACTATTAAACCAACATGCATATAAAATCCTTTCCCTTTCAGAAAGACTTCAAAGACGAGAGAGATTGGGAAATTACCACATCTTGAGTGGACTACTGTTGTAAGCATTTTTTGACCCTGCCTGAGTTCCACCAGGGTCCCCTGATACAGTTCAAAGGAACATCTCACAGGGCTTCTGCAGGTGTATAATTTCCCCTTTGAACATGGCTGCCTGCAAAGGTACTAGATAAGAAAGTTATAAAAGAGACACAAATGTTGTCACAGTCACCTATTGGTCAGCATGTGTACGTTCAGTCACAAAATAAGCAGAGATCTGTACAGTTTAGGTCAccaattggttcataacagaatCAGCAGGCCCGAAACCAATCAGAGTAAGATCCTCTAAATATTCCATGAACCGTCCCAGAGCCCACATCGAGAGCCAAGCATCACATTGACATAACCCAATAGTGTCAGAACAACAACTTGAAAGTAGTCATGGCCAACCCAACATCATACAGTCCATCCTACACCCAGTTACATCATAGCTTGCAAAGATATGTTGACCCTTAGGATGCAAAAGATTAGAGATCCCACTAGGAGAAATTATGCTGCAATACCCAAAGAAAAACAAATGCAGAGCCTAGATGTCGTTGATAAAGATTGCATGCTTACGAGTCATCTGTAGAACTGACGACTACATCCAGTACCAGTTCTGAAAATGACCTCAAAACATGATtgtttaaaaatcatgatttgagACTGCTACTGGGTATTCCAAGATGACTGCAGACTTGTGAACTCAATTAACTGTTTATATGCAACCAATGTTGAGATTCAAGCAAACAGAAGTTACATAGTTTGTACTGTTGGGTAGTCATGAAAATCTAGAGTTTCAGAGTATGCATTCCAACTTTCTCGCACACCCATGCTTAGAGCCATTGGAAGCAACATATGAAAACAAGTGGGAAGATTAGGATATGGTGCAACCCTTGGTAGTCCAAACTTTACTCTTTGAAGGTCAACAGGCAAAACAGTTGCACCACTACAACCATAAGTGGGCATGCAATTATTGTGAGGTGATGCGCATCAAGGATGTTGTTGAACACAATGTCCAACATAATATGTCATAATTCATGCAACCACAACTGATATCCATGATAAGTGTTCAGATGCCTAGAATCTCCTCCATTTAGGAAGttaaatgattttgagttgacaTGGAATGTGAATGTTCATAAAGTGCGGTAAGTCTCAATATGAGAAGAGACATGAAAATCCAGTAGTGTTCCTGAAAATAGTTTGAAGAGATGTTTCCCTTGGTAGTGGTGCAAATTATTGCTATTCAACCAAACAATGATAGGAGAAAGATTGAGGAATCCATTGACCACTGGAAGTAATGATTTGCATCCCCTCCAAGAGATAGctcatctttccaatatcttatgCTTCTGTTCAAGCAATCATAGTGCATATCAATATCCAGAAGACTAGAACCTTTGAGAACACCAAGATGCATGGAAATAGTTAGCAAAGTTCTAGGTGTTGGCATTAAAACATGCCAAGTCTAAGCCCCAAACTTTATGACAGATTTGATTTCTTAACTAGTTAAGTacctgtattatatatatatatatatatatatatgttaattatATCTCTCGATAATGATATAAAGCCAATCTAATCAAGTACTTGTATGCTTAATGTTCTGTGTTGTAGTAGGTTCACACAAAAACATTTAATAAATCATATACAAGTTAAATATCTCTTCAAGCTTATTAAACTTTATTCCCTAGTGCAAGAcaagttcaaaaataaaaatcacaTACTTAATGCTACTTATGACAAAAAACAACAAGATCGATGTAGACAATTCAAAAAAGGTATTTAAATCTTGGTTCAGTACCAATTTCAACAACTGATAGGACTAGAACTTTATTGCTATACCACGAAATACACCAACCTAAACCACCTAATATCATtgaaaaaatgcaaaaattaaatATCACAGTATCAACCAATATAGTCCGGCACTGGTTCATGGTTAGACAGGTAAATATGAGTTGGTACTGATCCAACTACTATTTAAACCTTGATTCTAAAAATAGGCTACTCTCACATGATTATCATTCAATTGCAATGCTACTCCTATTAGTCTACCGAGTAGGTACTAGTGCAACCTCAATGCTCGACCAGTTCATGATTTGGGCAGTCTCAGCCCTGATAAGCTGGTCATAGCCAAAAAAAGGCACATTATATCGACTGGAATAAAAAATCTACCATGATCCACTCTGAATATCTTTTTAGGTACTTTTAGAATAATATCATTCTAATATCCTTGGAACTATAAATCAATGCGTATCAATTGAACTAGTAATTGAAACCTTCAGTCAATTAATAGGCTACTCTTACATGATTTTCATACAACGGTCTACTAAAAACTCTTACCCTACCAGGTAGGAGCTAGTGCAACCTTGGAGCTAGACCTATTCATGGGCTAGGCAGTCTCAGACCAACGGGCTGGTCATAGCCCAAAAAGACCCATTGAAATGAGCCTTAATTAATGCTTGAAGTCCACAATTCCAGCCTGAGCAGATACATCAAACTAGTGTTTTTCTGAGTTACATCTCCGTAGTATAGTCACCATGACATACTGTTGTATAGTACTTACTATACCAATAACAACATACTCTATTCATCAGCATATAGGACCAGAACAATGAAATTGGGAGGGGCTACAAACTTAAGAAGGATCCAATGCAGCCAGTGTCAGCAAGCCTGCCAGGACTGAGCTTGGGGATCATAAGTATTGGACTAACCAGGTGGCCCAGGTCATAAGCAGAGCCCAGACCTTCTCGGCCAGTCAGGCTGCTCCAATGCAACCTAAGCAACATGTTCCATGTCATAGCCAACCTCTTCAATTGAAGGCTACAAATATAACTCCTAGCAGAACATGCAGGATTAGGAACCTGTTGGACTATTTTGGTAGATCAAGAACATTTCACTACAAaagtttgacaaactcaaagcagaAGAGGTTTTTCACAGTAAAGGCACAAAGAGGTGGCCATTCAACTATTCaataacaacaaaaccataagtctCAACTTATTGAGAAGTTGGGCATTCAACTATAGTAGACTATATCAGTTACAGAAGATTTGTATACTATAACACAGATTGAGGAGTtgaaaacccaaaaaaaaatcaatccagTTCATTTTGGCATTTAAAATACCACAAAAACCAAACAGGGGCCATCAACATTTTCGGGAagctaaaaaaaaaatgcaagtcCCCAAACCATGTTAGCCCTTGAGGTGCTCAATCCTTATCCCCTCTTCCTCTGtatctatctatatatctatctatctatctatttccCTCTACTAGTACAGCAACGTAACCTCACTTTTCTTCCACCAGTGGCTGATCCTAGCTCCACCACACACACATGGCTCATTTATTAGTCGAACTGTCACCacctttttttaaataatt carries:
- the LOC135654368 gene encoding phototropin-1A-like isoform X2, translating into MDEESPTHRPTSSLIPPLPRDSRGSLEVFNPSQPKPRSSPFATWQSRPDPQLSAHRAPPPPAAASAGDDDDEDIIRPWMALPSTSAAAPLPYLPYPISKKPPAAAEDVGAAAQRAAEWGLVLKTDEETGRPQGVEVRRSGDEAGDKGRSRRASGGSSYRSSEDSEVAARGGFPRVSEELREALSAFQQSFVVSDATKSDHPVMYASAGFFHMTGYLAKEVIGRNCRFLQGSGTDPEEIARLREALSAGTNYCGRILNYKKDGAPFWNLLTIAPIKDEAGNTLKFIGMQVEVSKYTEGSKDIMVRPNGLPESLIRYDARQKDRARSSVSDLVLAVKDPHSLSESRSYPFMRKSEGGGQTVVSEVPGKKSSENATAARRNSRSGMRSSMNKICELPEVANKSRKSGLKSFMGLIGFGHLNVEKHELEVPIEESLLMESDDERPESFDDEERKKEIRRGIDLATTLERIEKNFVITDPRLPDNPIIFASDSFLQLTEYSREEILGRNCRFLQGPETDAATVRKIREAIDNQRDITVQLINYTKSGKKFWNLFHLQPMRDQKGEVQYFIGVQLDGSEHVEPLQNCIPADTAKESSKLVKETADNVDEAVRELPDANLKPEDLWFNHSKLVLPKPHMRNDTSWRAIQKVVESGEKIGLKHFRPVKPLGSGDTGSVHLVELLGTGEYFAMKAMDKNIMLNRNKVHRACAEREILDMLDHPFLPTLYASFQSKTHICLITDYCPGGELFLLLDRQPEKVLKEDAVRFYAAEVVVALEYLHCQGIIYRDLKPENILLRRDGHVSLTDFDLSCLTSCKPQLLLPTVEDKKKQIKEKISPIFVAEPMRASNSFVGTEEYIAPEIISGAGHTSAVDWWALGILLYEMLYGYTPFRGKTRQKTFANILHKDLRFPASISVSLPAKQLIYRLLHRDPRNRLGSCHGANEVKKHPFFRGINWALVRCMSPPKLDTPLFDPKMAKEAEMVDTELVDVQTVF
- the LOC135654368 gene encoding phototropin-1A-like isoform X4, whose protein sequence is MDEESPTHRPTSSLIPPLPRDSRGSLEVFNPSQPKPRSSPFATWQSRPDPQLSAHRAPPPPAAASAGDDDDEDIIRPWMALPSTSAAAPLPYLPYPISKKPPAAAEDVGAAAQRAAEWGLVLKTDEETGRPQGVEVRRSGDEAGDKGRSRRASGGSSYRSSEDSEVAARGGFPRVSEELREALSAFQQSFVVSDATKSDHPVMYASAGFFHMTGYLAKEVIGRNCRFLQGSGTDPEEIARLREALSAGTNYCGRILNYKKDGAPFWNLLTIAPIKDEAGNTLKFIGMQVEVSKYTEGSKDIMVRPNGLPESLIRYDARQKDRARSSVSDLVLAVKDPHSLSESRSYPFMRKSEGGGQTVVSEVPGKKSSENATAARRNSRSGMRSSMNKICELPEVANKSRKSGLKSFMGLIGFGHLNVEKHELEVPIEESLLMESDDERPESFDDEERKKEIRRGIDLATTLERIEKNFVITDPRLPDNPIIFASDSFLQLTEYSREEILGRNCRFLQGPETDAATVRKIREAIDNQRDITVQLINYTKSGKKFWNLFHLQPMRDQKGEVQYFIGVQLDGSEHVEPLQNCIPADTAKESSKLVKETADNVDEAVRELPDANLKPEDLWFNHSKLVLPKPHMRNDTSWRAIQKVVESGEKIGLKHFRPVKPLGSGDTGSVHLVELLGTGEYFAMKAMDKNIMLNRNKVHRACAEREILDMLDHPFLPTLYASFQSKTHICLITDYCPGGELFLLLDRQPEKVLKEDAVRFYAAEVVVALEYLHCQGIIYRDLKPENILLRRDGHVSLTDFDLSCLTSCKPQLLLPTVEDKKKQIKEKISPIFVAEPMRASNSFVGTEEYIAPAFFFTRCYMDTHHLEERQGKRHLLIFFTRT